A DNA window from Clostridium pasteurianum contains the following coding sequences:
- a CDS encoding RICIN domain-containing protein → MNKKFIGMALSLAMTLTATTVPSVPAFAANTLTVDCQNTIRSVTHCASGSLYGVTENKPVYIAQFVAPLKPNVFTNPALSGFNHQQYTGAAIPTAKRLTGTTGRVMIRLADIFRGWPYAFTNMNDWLSKVSNVINQKKASGCTNFYGYEIWNEPDGTWKSNSVSFNNMWLQTYKLIRSQDPTAQIIGPSYSYYNHYNMNAFLNFCRRNNCVPDVICWHELGGSQNISNNIRDLKNLERSFGIPEKKISINEYSDSNHYAEGQPGASAPFIAKFERNKVDAACISWWWTNAPGRLGSLMASDTQKGAGWWFYKWYGDMTGNMVNVTPPNDNSKQVDGFSCVDSNAKYISVLLGGVNDGTINVNLKNIPAFVGSTATVKVEKVDWQSKDTPVNGTSLVSLKNYSVSNNSINVSISNTNNTSGYRVYITPSNSTNPSNPTTLNNGWYRIKNVHANKYLQVAVNTGRAAQNVELDASSGAAGQKWYLNNIGNGCVTLKSALGNFMLDVCNGANNDGTNVEIYNAYGHTPQQFSLKPSGNGNSYVITTMCSNGTKALDDSNYATNDGANVCQWSCTGGDNQFWTFEPAN, encoded by the coding sequence ATGAATAAAAAATTTATTGGTATGGCATTAAGCTTAGCAATGACTTTGACCGCAACTACAGTTCCTTCAGTGCCCGCTTTCGCCGCTAACACTCTAACTGTAGATTGCCAAAATACAATTAGAAGCGTAACTCACTGCGCAAGTGGATCTCTCTATGGAGTTACAGAAAATAAACCAGTTTATATTGCACAGTTTGTTGCACCTCTAAAGCCAAATGTTTTCACAAATCCGGCCTTATCAGGCTTTAACCATCAGCAATACACTGGAGCTGCTATACCTACAGCTAAAAGACTTACTGGCACAACAGGTAGAGTCATGATTAGATTGGCAGATATATTTAGAGGATGGCCTTATGCTTTTACAAACATGAATGATTGGCTCAGTAAAGTTTCTAATGTAATCAATCAAAAAAAAGCTTCAGGTTGTACAAACTTTTATGGTTACGAAATATGGAACGAGCCAGACGGCACATGGAAAAGTAACAGTGTAAGTTTTAATAACATGTGGCTTCAAACTTATAAGTTAATACGTTCTCAAGATCCAACAGCTCAAATTATAGGTCCTTCATACTCATATTATAATCATTACAATATGAATGCTTTCCTTAACTTTTGCAGGAGAAATAACTGTGTTCCAGATGTAATTTGTTGGCATGAACTTGGTGGAAGCCAAAATATTTCTAATAATATTAGAGATTTAAAAAACTTAGAAAGATCATTTGGAATACCAGAAAAGAAAATATCAATAAATGAATATAGTGACAGTAATCACTATGCCGAGGGTCAGCCAGGAGCATCAGCACCTTTTATTGCAAAATTTGAACGTAATAAAGTAGATGCTGCTTGTATTTCATGGTGGTGGACAAATGCACCAGGCAGATTAGGAAGTCTTATGGCATCTGATACACAAAAAGGTGCTGGATGGTGGTTTTATAAATGGTATGGTGATATGACAGGTAATATGGTTAATGTTACACCTCCAAATGATAATAGCAAACAAGTGGATGGCTTCTCGTGCGTTGATTCAAATGCTAAATATATAAGCGTACTCTTAGGCGGAGTTAATGATGGAACCATTAATGTTAATTTAAAAAATATCCCAGCTTTTGTTGGTTCGACTGCAACTGTTAAAGTAGAAAAAGTAGATTGGCAAAGTAAAGATACTCCTGTGAATGGCACAAGTCTAGTCTCCTTAAAGAATTATAGTGTGTCTAATAACTCAATTAATGTATCAATATCAAATACCAATAATACTAGCGGATATAGAGTTTATATAACTCCTTCTAATTCAACTAACCCTAGTAATCCAACAACTTTAAATAATGGATGGTATCGCATTAAAAATGTTCATGCTAATAAATATCTTCAGGTTGCAGTTAACACAGGACGCGCAGCCCAAAACGTTGAGCTAGATGCATCTTCAGGTGCTGCAGGTCAAAAGTGGTATTTAAACAACATAGGTAATGGCTGCGTAACATTAAAAAGTGCATTAGGTAATTTCATGCTTGATGTATGTAATGGCGCTAATAACGATGGAACAAATGTTGAAATTTACAATGCATATGGACATACTCCTCAGCAATTTTCTTTAAAACCTTCAGGCAATGGAAATTCATATGTTATTACAACTATGTGCAGTAATGGG
- a CDS encoding cellulose binding domain-containing protein encodes MNIKVKKLILSLMAVSMTCLSFAGKATSVKAASTATINVTSKDQVIRGFGASSAWCGALSDTCMDTLYKNAGLDIVRLRIAPNEGWNRGDFRAWSDELSNAKKVRARGGIVFATPWTPPASMKSNNTTTGANRGYLKPSSYADYAAYLKTFVKYMSDNGAPLYALSLQNEPDWAPDYDACTWTSQQFHDFISQYGAGLSSVVKLIMPESLGFNQALSDPILNDPNTAKYVSIIGGHLYGATIKDYPSARNKGKDIWMTEHYLEGNDPATCVKLAKEINDCMTIGNMNAYVYWWISGDQNGLYNTRTNETYKKTYVMGQFSKFIRNGYYRIDATSSPQSNVYVSAYTGDSKVVVVAINQGTNAVNQNFSMKNGSVSKVSSYVTSGSANMAKGADITATNGNFTASLPAQSVTTFVGDLNGDTPTPVPTTTKVEAPTMSVVSGTYTTAQKVSLSSSTSDAAIYYTTDGSDPTTSSTLYSGPITISKTTTLKAIAVKNGMTDSDITSADYTISTSPEPQSPVEISCSVASNWGSGASINVTIKNNGTTPINGWNLSWTLPNGQTVTNMWNGSYKMGANNAITVSSLPYNAVIAPNSTQSFGFNISYNGTFSAPTAYKLNGVDCTIK; translated from the coding sequence ATGAATATTAAAGTAAAAAAATTAATACTGTCTTTAATGGCAGTTTCTATGACCTGCTTATCTTTTGCAGGCAAAGCAACATCAGTTAAAGCAGCTTCAACTGCTACAATAAACGTAACTTCTAAGGATCAGGTTATAAGAGGCTTTGGTGCTTCAAGTGCATGGTGTGGAGCTTTAAGCGATACCTGCATGGACACTCTTTATAAAAACGCAGGCTTAGACATTGTAAGATTGCGTATTGCTCCAAATGAAGGCTGGAATAGAGGCGACTTTAGAGCATGGTCTGATGAGCTCTCTAATGCAAAAAAAGTACGTGCAAGAGGAGGTATTGTCTTTGCAACTCCATGGACACCACCAGCTTCAATGAAAAGTAATAACACAACAACTGGTGCTAATAGAGGTTACTTAAAACCTTCTTCTTATGCTGATTATGCAGCTTACCTAAAGACTTTTGTAAAATATATGTCTGATAATGGAGCTCCTTTATATGCTCTGTCTCTTCAGAATGAACCAGATTGGGCACCTGATTACGATGCTTGTACCTGGACATCACAGCAGTTCCATGATTTTATTTCACAGTATGGAGCTGGTCTATCCAGCGTTGTTAAACTCATTATGCCTGAATCTCTAGGCTTTAACCAGGCACTCTCAGATCCAATTCTTAATGATCCTAATACTGCTAAGTATGTTTCAATTATTGGAGGACATTTATATGGAGCTACTATTAAAGATTATCCTTCAGCACGTAATAAGGGAAAAGATATCTGGATGACTGAACACTATCTTGAAGGCAACGATCCAGCTACATGTGTTAAATTAGCTAAAGAAATTAATGATTGCATGACAATCGGAAACATGAACGCTTATGTATATTGGTGGATATCTGGAGATCAAAACGGCTTATATAACACTAGAACTAATGAGACTTACAAAAAAACTTACGTAATGGGACAGTTCTCTAAATTTATTAGAAACGGCTATTATAGGATTGATGCTACAAGCAGTCCTCAATCAAATGTTTATGTATCAGCATATACAGGAGATAGTAAAGTAGTTGTTGTTGCAATAAACCAAGGAACAAACGCAGTAAACCAAAACTTCAGTATGAAAAATGGCAGTGTTTCTAAAGTATCTTCATATGTAACTTCAGGTTCAGCTAACATGGCTAAAGGAGCAGACATAACTGCAACTAATGGAAACTTCACAGCGTCTCTTCCAGCACAAAGTGTAACTACTTTCGTTGGAGACTTAAATGGTGATACTCCAACCCCTGTACCAACTACTACTAAAGTTGAAGCTCCAACTATGAGTGTTGTATCCGGCACATATACCACCGCCCAAAAGGTAAGTTTAAGCAGCTCAACTTCAGACGCAGCTATATATTATACAACTGACGGAAGTGATCCTACAACTTCATCAACATTATATAGTGGACCAATAACAATATCAAAAACTACTACTTTAAAAGCTATTGCTGTAAAGAATGGAATGACAGATTCAGATATAACTTCTGCTGACTATACAATTTCAACTTCTCCTGAACCACAATCACCAGTTGAAATTTCATGTTCAGTTGCAAGCAATTGGGGCTCTGGTGCATCAATTAATGTAACAATCAAGAACAATGGTACAACTCCAATAAACGGCTGGAATTTATCATGGACTCTACCTAACGGTCAAACTGTAACAAACATGTGGAATGGCAGCTATAAAATGGGGGCAAATAATGCTATAACAGTATCTAGTCTGCCTTACAATGCTGTAATCGCACCTAACTCAACTCAAAGCTTTGGTTTCAATATAAGCTACAACGGAACATTTAGTGCACCAACTGCTTACAAGTTAAATGGTGTTGACTGCACAATAAAGTAA
- a CDS encoding family 43 glycosylhydrolase has protein sequence MKKVYYIAALSLAFSLLSQGVCHADNPVVQTMYTTDPAPMVYNGTCYLYTGHDEDKSTWYTMNDWRCYSSTDMVNWTDHGSPLSYKTFSWAKGDAWAGQCIPRNGKFYYYVPVTQKSGGMAIGVAVSNSPTGPFVDALGHPLAFTGTGDIDPTVFIDDNGQAYLYWGNPNLFYVKLNQDMISYSGNIVQVPLTTSGFGARTGKSDKRLTLYEEGPWFYKRNGMYYMVYAAGGIPEYISYSTSKSPTGPWTYRGVIMPSQGGSFTNHPGVIDFKGHSYFFYHNGALPGGGGFTRSVCIEEFKYNPDGTFPTINMTKTGVSGTGNLNPYVRNEAETICWESNVKTESCSEGGMDVCNITNNSWIKVKGVNFGSGATSFDARVASVNAGGNIELHLDSPTGTLIGTCPVKNTGGWQSWVTNSCKVNKVSGIHDLYLKFTGSSNSYLFNVDYWQFSGGNATPTNPTNPTTLNNGWYRIKNVHAEKYLQVADNIGRATQNVEIDSSSGTDGQKWYLNNIGNGLITLKSALGNFMLDVCGGANDDGTKVEIYNAYGHTPQQFSLKPSSSGNSYVITTMCSNGTKALDDANYATNDGSNVCEWSCTGGDNQSWVFEPTNN, from the coding sequence ATGAAAAAAGTATATTATATAGCAGCCCTTTCACTTGCATTCTCTTTACTTTCTCAAGGAGTGTGTCATGCTGATAATCCGGTAGTACAAACCATGTATACTACTGACCCTGCTCCCATGGTTTATAACGGTACTTGCTATTTGTATACCGGGCATGATGAAGATAAATCAACTTGGTATACCATGAATGATTGGAGATGCTACTCTTCAACAGATATGGTAAATTGGACAGACCATGGATCACCATTATCGTACAAGACATTTAGTTGGGCAAAAGGTGATGCTTGGGCAGGTCAATGTATACCTAGAAACGGTAAATTCTATTACTATGTTCCTGTAACTCAAAAAAGCGGTGGCATGGCAATAGGCGTTGCAGTATCAAATAGTCCTACTGGACCCTTTGTAGACGCCCTTGGACATCCCCTAGCTTTTACTGGTACAGGTGATATTGATCCTACAGTGTTTATAGATGATAACGGCCAAGCATATTTGTATTGGGGAAATCCTAATCTTTTTTACGTTAAGTTAAATCAAGATATGATTTCTTACTCAGGAAATATTGTACAAGTACCTTTGACTACATCCGGTTTTGGAGCACGTACTGGAAAGTCTGATAAAAGACTTACTTTATATGAAGAAGGCCCATGGTTTTATAAGCGTAATGGAATGTACTACATGGTATATGCAGCAGGTGGTATACCTGAATATATTTCTTATTCTACAAGCAAAAGCCCTACCGGTCCATGGACTTATAGAGGTGTGATTATGCCTTCTCAAGGTGGCAGTTTTACAAATCATCCAGGTGTAATTGACTTCAAAGGACATTCCTATTTCTTTTATCATAATGGTGCTTTACCTGGAGGCGGAGGATTTACACGTTCAGTGTGTATTGAGGAATTTAAATATAATCCTGATGGCACATTTCCAACAATAAATATGACTAAAACGGGAGTGTCTGGTACTGGTAATTTGAATCCATATGTCAGAAATGAAGCTGAAACAATTTGCTGGGAATCAAATGTTAAGACTGAAAGCTGCAGTGAAGGTGGAATGGATGTATGTAATATCACAAATAACAGTTGGATAAAGGTAAAAGGTGTTAACTTTGGTTCTGGAGCAACTTCCTTTGATGCAAGAGTGGCTTCAGTAAATGCTGGTGGAAATATTGAACTTCACCTTGATAGCCCCACAGGAACGCTAATTGGAACTTGTCCTGTTAAGAACACAGGTGGTTGGCAATCTTGGGTTACTAATTCTTGTAAGGTAAATAAAGTAAGTGGTATACATGACTTATATTTAAAATTTACTGGAAGCAGCAATAGCTACCTATTTAATGTTGATTACTGGCAATTTAGCGGTGGTAATGCTACTCCAACTAATCCTACTAATCCAACAACTTTAAATAATGGATGGTACCGCATTAAAAATGTTCATGCTGAGAAGTACCTTCAGGTTGCAGATAACATAGGACGCGCAACTCAAAATGTTGAGATAGATTCATCTTCAGGTACTGATGGTCAAAAGTGGTATTTAAACAATATAGGTAATGGCTTAATAACACTAAAAAGTGCATTAGGCAACTTTATGCTTGATGTATGTGGTGGTGCTAATGACGATGGTACAAAAGTTGAAATTTACAATGCATATGGACATACTCCACAGCAATTTTCTTTAAAACCTTCATCAAGTGGAAATTCATATGTTATTACGACTATGTGCAGCAATGGAACCAAAGCACTAGATGATGCTAATTATGCAACTAACGACGGCTCTAATGTATGTGAGTGGAGCTGCACTGGCGGCGACAATCAATCTTGGGTATTTGAACCAACTAATAATTAA